A part of Carassius carassius chromosome 4, fCarCar2.1, whole genome shotgun sequence genomic DNA contains:
- the LOC132131203 gene encoding heparan sulfate glucosamine 3-O-sulfotransferase 1-like produces the protein MFWTLLLALILLLLLQAQLLVCLHELRASLTKVTSATPSGTANASALQRLPGAIIIGVRKGGTRALLEMLNLHPDVEVAKNEIHYFNLDDNFRKGLDWYRAQMPITLPGQLTVEKTPGYFTAPLAPKRIWAMNPAVKLLLIVRDPAERLVSDYTQVLHNRIQQNKPYQPLEELLLSQEHINPKYKALQRSFYYQHLARWLELFPREQMHIVDGEALIQNPFPELQKAEKFLELPPRIKPDNFYFNVTKGFYCLLSAGHDKCLDESKGRPHAPLSSEAFQKLCRYLRVPNQIFFRMVGQRFDWC, from the coding sequence ATGTTTTGGACGCTCCTCCTGGCTTTGATCCTCTTGCTGTTGCTCCAGGCACAGCTGCTTGTTTGTCTGCATGAACTCCGAGCCTCTCTGACCAAAGTGACTTCAGCGACCCCTTCTGGAACTGCCAATGCCTCAGCTTTGCAACGTCTGCCAGGAGCCATAATCATCGGGGTGCGCAAAGGAGGCACCAGGGCCCTGCTGGAGATGCTCAACCTCCATCCAGATGTGGAAGTAGCCAAGAACGAGATCCACTACTTCAACCTGGATGATAATTTTCGGAAGGGCCTGGACTGGTATCGTGCCCAGATGCCCATCACTCTCCCTGGGCAGCTGACGGTGGAAAAGACCCCTGGGTACTTCACAGCACCACTGGCCCCAAAGAGGATATGGGCCATGAATCCAGCTGTAAAACTGCTGCTGATCGTTCGTGACCCTGCAGAGAGACTTGTATCAGACTACACACAAGTTCTCCACAACCGAATTCAGCAAAACAAGCCATATCAGCCACTCGAAGAGCTGCTATTATCACAAGAACACATCAACCCCAAATACAAAGCCCTTCAGAGGAGCTTTTACTACCAGCACCTTGCCAGGTGGTTGGAGCTTTTTCCCAGAGAGCAGATGCACATTGTGGATGGAGAGGCACTGATTCAGAATCCGTTCCCTGAGCTGCAGAAGGCGGAGAAGTTTTTGGAACTTCCACCTCGGATAAAGCCAGATAACTTCTACTTTAACGTCACTAAGGGCTTTTATTGTTTGCTGTCTGCAGGACATGACAAGTGCCTGGATGAGTCTAAAGGAAGACCACATGCACCACTTAGCAGCGAGGCTTTCCAAAAGCTTTGCCGTTACCTGCGAGTACCCAATCAAATCTTTTTCAGAATGGTGGGACAGAGGTTTGACTGGTGCTAA